The Bdellovibrionales bacterium DNA segment GATCCTTGGGGGGAGTCTTCGGAGTTTAGAGACGCCGTTGATACGAAAGCTGAGACGTTGAATCGAGAGACTGCTGAAGAATGCATGAGAGTGGAGACAGAATCTTGAGATTGTCCTTGGGAGACTAATGACGGAGAGTGAGTTTTAAAATTTCCGCAGTTTTGAAATGTGAGAGCTGTAAACGAAAGTATTACGACAAGCAGCAAACAACGAAGTAAATGCCTCTTTATATTCTTCCCCCAAACGATCTTTAGCTTTCAGTTTGACATTGTGAAGAGGAGTTCAGCTAGATTGTATTTTCAAAAAGCAATAAAAGAGGATACAGGTCTCATTTTGAATCGGAGGACTTTTAAAACTTGATCCATGGGCTAAATTCGATGGTCATTTCGCTTTGAAAACGTCGAAGAAGGTGCAGGTAGTTATTTTGCAGTCGGCGCTTCTCTCGCCACAACTTGAGATTTTCAGCCGATCCTAAAACACCACCGTTAAAAATTAAATACACTTCTCGATATTGAACCACATGCCGAGCTGGAATCTTTTCTGAGACCACCTCATCTTCGTGAGCGATTCCAATTTTTGAAGTGTCCACACCGCGAATATCGACAACATGATACTGATAGGTGACGTAAACAATGGGAGGGGGCGGACCTTTTTTGATGAGTTTTATTCGACAAAATCGGATGTAATCTCCATAGGTGCTATCATCGGTCAAAAATTTCAGACCAAATTGGTCTATTTGGTTGTTCAAGCTGCCCTATAATGCAACTCGAAGTCTGTTTTAATGTAAAAATTTAGATGGAGAATAAATTGCAATTGACTAATATTAAATATTATGTAATATACGATATTAGTCATGCGTAGAACCTTCTTTCAAACACATTTGTTTTCAAGAAAAATCGACTCTCGCGGTGGGCAAGACCTTCTCCTGCGAATTGAGGAAGAACTTTTGAAAAATCCTGAGGCGGGCCCTGTTATTGCCGGAACAGGTGGCGTTCGAAAATTGAGGATCGAGGATGTTGATCGTAAAAAGGCAAAAGAGGTGGCTTTAGAGTTTTATACTTGGATTTATCAGGTATTCAGGAAACCTACCTTATAACTTTTTACGGTAAAGATGAAGCAGATGATCTCTCATTTGAAGGTAAACAATTGATAAGCCAGATCGTCGCAGCGATCAAGGCAAACAAATAAAAGGAGCATTTATGAGTTCAAAAAAAACAGTGAAACAGGACTTAATCGAAGGACTTAATGAAGTACTGGCCCACAAACATGGAAAAAAAATTCTAACTGGTCGAAGACGTGAACTCCCAAAGCCCGCTCCCGAGTGGAGTGCAAAAGCCATCAAGAACTTTCGCGAAAAAATACTCCAGATGAGTCAGACCGAATTTGCAGCGCTTTTAAATGTGAAGACGCCGACAGTGCGTGCATGGGAGCAAGGTCATAATATTCCTTCGGGAGCCGCCGCTCGTCTTATTGAGGCATTGAAGAAAGATCCGACACTTGTCGAAAAGCTAATTGCCTAATTTTAAAGATTAATTTTAATCAGCTATATTCGATTCGGCCTCCGGGGGATACTAACCCTCGGAAGCCTAATTTTATTTAATAATTATCTACTAGGCTTGTAAGCTTCTAGTTGAATGGATCTTTAGGCGTTGGATTTAAGCTGTCAGGCTTTGATACGAGCTGCGCGTCTCCAGAATCGCTCAATAGTTTTTGCCAAAAAATCGAGAACTTTTTAGTCGGCTTGCCAGAAAACTTACGTCTCCAGGTTTTCTATCGGATGACTAATAACGCCTACGATACGATTTCGGAGCATGAGAAGATTTCTGAAAACTGTGATCCTGCATTTATTCCCATCCGCGAGGCGCGATTAAAGTTTTTAGATCAAAAGATCGAGAACGCGCAATTTTTTGTGCCCGAGATTTATGTCTTTGTGCGAAGCGAAGCCTTGCAGCTTAAAAAGCGTCGTTTTTGGGAAAAACGAGCCGAGTTTGAAGGATTTCCCAAAAAAGAATTTGAAGAACATAAGGCGAAGTTTCAAATTTTAGCGTCGCAAGTGGAAGCCGCCTTACGCTCAAGTCAGCTGCACCCGCACGGTCTATCTCAAGATGAGTGGTATGGCTTATGTTTTTCGTACTTTAATTTTGAGAGATCAGAACTGATCGGTACGCCTAAACTTCGAGATCCATTTACTGGTATTAATCCGTCACTTCCCGCGCAGCTGGCACTCACGGATTTCTCGGTCTCTGAAAAGCATTTAGAATCAGGGAATCTTTTTTATCGGGCGGTAACCCTTGCACTCCTCCCGGAGAATGAAACTTTTCCTTCGATGATTGAGAGTTTAACCAAACTTAACTTTCATTACTGGATCAGTCAGAACATAAAAACTCTGGATCAACGTAAAGAGATCGAAAAGTTAGAGCTTTTACGACGGATCGCAAGCTCCATGGCCTCTGGAAGTCAAAATGTCTCAGATATTGAAAGCGAATCGAAACTTTCAAGCCTTGAGGATATTTTACGAGATGTGATGGCAGGTTCCGAGCGCCTTATCGCCTCTGACGTAAACATTATCTTTTGGGCTGAATCTAGAGACGAGCTTGAGAGAAAAACCGAAGAGATCCTGCAAGCCTTTCGCTCGATGGGTCAGGCCGAAGGGTTAGTAGAAACTTTTGCACTAGAGGATGTGTTCTTTAAAGCAGCGCCATCGGTGTGCGAAGGTTTTCGTCATAAACGAATGAAGACCTCAAATTGTGCACACCTGATGCCGCTCTATGCTCCCCTGGAGAGGCTCTAAAAGCCCGGTTGTTCTTTTAACCAATACCGAAGGAGCGCCGTTTTCTATAGATCCGTTTGCCAATGAACTTCCGAATTGGAACGGGC contains these protein-coding regions:
- a CDS encoding helix-turn-helix domain-containing protein; protein product: MSSKKTVKQDLIEGLNEVLAHKHGKKILTGRRRELPKPAPEWSAKAIKNFREKILQMSQTEFAALLNVKTPTVRAWEQGHNIPSGAAARLIEALKKDPTLVEKLIA